From Clostridium sp. SY8519:
AGTTACATCGGAAAGTGCCTGAAAATCGCCAAATTTCTTTGACAGATGAGATACCTGAATCATACTGGTTCCCCCCTTTCGGACAGTGCTTTGATTCTTTCTGTGAGTTCGTTTACCGTTGTCTGCAGGTAGAGCAGTTCGCTGACCGTTTTGTCAAAAACGGCCAGAAGCTCCTTCTTGCGCGGAGACTCGCTTAAGTCAACCTCTGCGACGAAGGAACCGCGTCCCGTGACTTTGTAGATGTATCCTTCATGCTCCAGTTCACGGTAGGCGCGCTGAATCGTATTGGGATTGATGGCAAGCTGTGCAGCCAGTTCCCGAACAGAAGGAATCCGGTCATTGGGCTTCAGTGCCTGGGTCATAATCAGGCGGAGCATGCCGTCTTTGATCTGTTCGTAGATTGGCCGGGAATCCCGGAAATCAATTTGAATCACGCCGTTTCACTCCTTTTTTCTTCTGCGTTGTCAGGGTCCGCACAGGCACTGCCTCGTCAGGCAGCGAGCCGCAAAGATGCAGCCAGCCGGCACAGTGCTGTCATTCGGTATCCTGTGCTGTGCCGGTCCCTGTGTGTATGGTGTGTATTAAGTGTACCATGTTTACTAGTACACTTATACTAGCATGGGGAAGAATGTCTGTCAAGAGGATTCGATCTGCAGGATGCAAAAGAAACCGGCAGCCGAAGCCGGGAAGTATAGAATATGCACATAGAAAAAGGGCAGATCGGAATTTCTTCCGGTCTGCCCAGTGATCAGATCTGATACACAATGTGCGGTTATTCCGCGTCTTCTGCCTGCCATTCCTCAATGGTTTCATTCAGAATGCGAAGAATGTTTTCTTCTCCCACTTCGTCAAGGGTTTCAGAAATAGATTCCATTTTATCGAAAAAGCTGGGGCCGTTCTGCTCCGAACCGCATCCGGAGCCGCAGGTACCGCAGTTGTGTGTACAGTTTTCCGGTGCATAATCTGGATTGCTCATAACAAGTCTCCTTTCTGTCTGTAATACGGCACAGACAATGGTGTGCCGGGAATGTTTCGAATATTATACTATGGAGGTCAAGAAAAGGCAAGTACAAGATTTGTGATTTTTTTGTCATACCGCGGATTGCCAATCTGCGGGAAGGTGGCTATAATGGGGTCAGCATAAACCGGCGGGATTTGCTGAGAATCCCGGATGGAATGAAAAGAATTGGAGCAGGAGTGAGAGAGATGCGAGCAAGCGGCATATTGCTTCCGGTCAGCAGCCTTCCGTCCCCGTACGGCATCGGCTGTTTTTCCAGAGAAGCGCTGGAGTGGATAGATTTTCTGAAAAAAAGCGGACAGAAGTACTGGCAGATTCTTCCGCTTGGCCCGGTCAGTTACGGGGATTCCCCGTATCAGTCATTTTCAACCTTTGCGGGAAACCCGCTGTATATTTCCCTGGAGGGGCTGGTGGTAGAAGGGCTGCTGAGCAGGGAAGAGTGTGAGGCGGCAGAACTGGATGACGGCAGTGGATATGTGGATTACGGCTGTCAGTTCCGCCGCAGGTATCAGCTGCTGTATCAGGCGTATGTACGCAGCGGATGCCAGCAGGAGGAACGGTACCAGGCCTTCTGCCGGGACAGCAGAAGCTGGCTGGAAGACTACGCGCTGTTTATGGCCCTGAAAGAGGAGAATGGCTGGAAGGCCTTTACGGAGTGGAGCGAAGATCTGCGTCTGCGGCGTCCGGAAGCGCTGCGGAAAGCGCGGGCGCGTCTGGAAGACCGGGTGGAGTTTTACTGTTATCTCCAGTACCTGTTTGATCAGCAGTGGAGCCAGGTGCGCCGCTATGCCAATGAAAACGGGATCCGCGTTATCGGGGACATCCCGATCTATGTTTCCATGGACAGTGCGGATGTCTGGACCAGGCCGGAGCTGTTTCAGCTGGATGAAAACCGGCGTCCGAAGGCTGTGGCAGGGTGTCCGCCGGATGCTTTTTCAGCGGACGGACAGCTGTGGGGCAATCCGCTGTATGACTGGGAGGCCCACAGGAAGGAATCCTACCGGTGGTGGCTGGATCGGATCCGCCACTGCGCGAAACTGTACGATGTGGTAAGAATTGATCACTTCCGGGGATTTGATTCCTATTATTCCATTCCATACGGGGATGAGACTGCCAGAAACGGCAGCTGGGAGCCGGGACCGGGCATGGAGCTGTTCCATTTTGTGAAAAAAGAGATTCCGGAGCTGGCAATTATCGCGGAGGATCTGGGATTTATGACGGATTCGGTCCGTCAGCTGGTCCGGGACAGCGGCTATCCGAATATGAAAGTCCTGCAGTTTGCCTTCGGATCCGACGCGCGGAATGAATATCTGCCCTTCTGGTATGAACGGAACTGTGTGGTATACACCGGCACCCATGACAACGAAACCCTGCTGCAGCACATCGAAGCCGCGGGCGAACAGGAAAAAAACAGAATCCGGGAATATACCGGTCTTGCGGACGGGGACGACAGCGCGCTGTGTGAAGGCGTGATACGCATGGCATTTGCTTCCGTGGCGGATACCTGCATCATTCCCATGCAGGATTATCTGCAGATCGGCGCGGAAGGGCGCATGAATTATCCGTCCACCCTAGGCGGAAACAACTGGAAATGGCGGATGAAGAAAGAAGATCTGACGGAGGAAAGAAGCGCCCGGATCCGTCACCTGACAGAATTGTATGCCCGTTAGTACAATGGCACAATTTTCAGTTGCCGCGTTTTGTGCTATAATTGACTGATATTTTGAATTTGGTAAGGAGACACTAAATATGGAGCTGAGACAGTTACGTCAGTTTTATGAAGTGTGTGAGACAGGCAGTTTTTCCGCTGCGGGCTCCAGCCTTTATATGACACAGCAGGCAGTAGGCAAGTCCATGAAACAGCTGGAAGATGAGCTGGCAGTGGTGCTTTTTATCCGGGAGAAGTCCGGCGTCAGCCTGACGCCGCAGGGAGAATACCTGAAAGAACGCTGCAAGGTAATCCTGGATTATATCCGCGATACGGAAGATCAGCTGCGGGAGATCGGGGCAAACTGCCCCCTTCGCACCAGAATCATGCTGCCGGAAGCCGTGATGCAGGAGATCCGCACCATTGGCGCGTCCAGTGAGGCAGCGCTGACGGACACACAGTTTATTGACTGTCAGGTACAGAAAGACGGAGTAGATGAACAGGCACTGGAGGAAGGAAACTGTGACGCGCTGATTCTTCCTGCGGCGGTGCAGAGAGACGACCTGCTGGCGTATCCGCTGCTGCATGTTCCGCTGTGCGCGGTTTTCGCGGATACCGACAAAAAAATCAACAAAAAAGAGCTGTCCATCCGGGACTTCAGGGGAAAGCGCGTCATTCTCCCTTCGAACTGGATCTATATGAAAAGCAGCCTTCTGCGGGCCTTTAAAGAGCAGAATGTGACACCGGAAGACGTGATTTCCGTAGAGGACCGGGAGGAAGGAATGCGCATGGCGGAGGCCGGCGACGGAATCCTGATCCTGACGGAGCGCAATCTGATGAATTATGACAAATCCGGCTACCGGGTGAAGAGCATCCCGATTAAGAAACGCAGCTTTTCCTGGAACCTGTATTACCTTTTCCGCAAACATGACACCTGTCAGAAGGAAATCCTGCGTGCGTACGAGTTTCTGAAAATACGGCTTCTGATATAGCAGGAAGGGAGCCGAAGGGCGGAAGGTGAAAGATCCGCTGTTTTTATGGCAATACATCCGGAAATAAGTTATGATGGAGTCGGCCCTGCAGAGGGCCGGCTTTTTTCAGAAAACGCAGAACGGATCCTGCGGCAGAGGGCTGCAGACAGAACGGAGCAGGAGGATAGAGAAACATGGATATCAGAGAACGTATGAAACAGGGATTCCTGTGTTATGACGGCGGCATGGGAACAGCGCTGATCCGCCGGGGCTTACAGTCAGGAGAACGTTCCGAACGGTGGAATATCGACCATCCGGAGGAAGTGACTGCCGTCCATCTGGAGTTCCTCAGGGCCGGCGCGGATATTATTCTGGCCAACACCTTCGGGGCAAACCGGTTCCATTATACACAGGAAGAGCTGGAGCAGGTGATCCGGGCAGGCATCCGCTGCGCAAAAGAAGCGGTGGCCCAAAGCGGAAAAGAAGCCTGGGTTGCGCTGGACATCGGGTCTACCGGCCATCTGCTTCCCCCCATGGGAATGCTGCCTTTTGAAGAGGCGGTGGAGATCTTTGGAGAAATCGTGCGAATCGGCGCAGACGCCGGCGCGGATCTGGTACAGATCGAAACCATGAATGATGTCTATGAACTGAAGGCGGCAGTACTGGCAGCCAGGGAAAACTGTGACCTTCCGGTATTTGCCACGGCAGTATTTGATGAAACTGCCCATATGCTGACGGGGACTTCTCCGGAATCCGCAGTCGCGCTTTTGGAAGGGCTGGGCTGCAGCGCAGTGGGACTGAACTGTGGCGTGGGGCCGGAGGCCGCGGAAAAAGCGCTGCGGATCATGTCGGAATACGCATCCCTGCCGCTGATCGCGAAACCGAACGCCGGACTTCCCCGGGTGGAAAACGGCGAAACTTATTTTGATGTAACACCGAAAGCCTTTGCCGCGCAGATGCGAAAAATCATGGAAATCCCCGGCGTGCAGCTGGTGGGCGGGTGCTGCGGCACTACGGCGGAGCATATCCGCCAGACCTGCGAAGCCGCCGGAGAACAGAGGATGCTTCCGGCCGCGGACAAGCCGGTGGCGCTGATTTCCTCGTACCAGTCCTGCGTAAACCTGGGGGACAGCGGCCTGCAGATCAGCACGGCGATTGATCCGGCCAAAGATTCCGAACTGCTGGAAGATCTGCAGGACGGCGCGATTGACACGGTGCTGGATCTTGCGGATGAAGCGCTGGACGACGAAGCAGATGTGCTCAGCATTCGTCTGGCGGCAGAAGGTGTGGATGAGGCAGCCTGCATGAAGGAAGCAGTGATGGAACTGCAGAACATCAACACCATGCCTTTTGCCATAGACTCCACAGATCCGGCGGCCGTGGAGGCCGGCATACGGATTTACAATGGAAAAGCGCTGGTCAATGCAGGCGAAGCATCCGGGGAAACACTGGAGCGTATTTGCCGGATCGCGGCCAGATATGGGGCTGTGGTCAACAGTCAGCGGACAGACCGGGAGGCGGTGCGGACCGCGGCGCGGGACAGCGGACTGAAGGAAAAAGATCTGGTCTTTGGGCTGTATCCGGCCTGATTTTCCGGCCCGGACTGCCGGAGACGCGTAAGCGTGCCGGAAAAACGGCCGGACTGCCGGAAACGCGTAAGAATGCCGGAAATACGGACGGCCCCGGCGGCGCAAACGAGCGCCGGAAAAACGGTCAGATTGCCGGAGACGCAGGAAGAGCGCCGAAAACACAGAAAAACCGGATAGAAACAGGGAGAAACACAGGAAAGATTATGGCAAAGGTATTAGTAGCAATGAGCGGCGGCGTGGACTCCAGTGTCTGCGCCTGGCTGCTGAAACAGCAGGGATATGACTGCATCGGCGTGACCATGCAGCTCTACGAAAATGAGACAGTGGGCAGATGCAGCGGGCATACCTGCTGCAGTCTGGATGATGTGGAAGACGCCAGAAGCGTGGCGTACCGGATCGGAATTCCCTATTATGTATTTAATTTCAAAGAAGCCTTTGAACAGGAAGTCATCCAGCGGTTTGTGCAGGCCTATGAAACAGGACTGACGCCGAATCCCTGCATTGACTGCAATCGTTTTATGAAATTTGAGCATTTGTACCGTCGCGCCAGGGAGCTG
This genomic window contains:
- the malQ gene encoding 4-alpha-glucanotransferase codes for the protein MKRIGAGVREMRASGILLPVSSLPSPYGIGCFSREALEWIDFLKKSGQKYWQILPLGPVSYGDSPYQSFSTFAGNPLYISLEGLVVEGLLSREECEAAELDDGSGYVDYGCQFRRRYQLLYQAYVRSGCQQEERYQAFCRDSRSWLEDYALFMALKEENGWKAFTEWSEDLRLRRPEALRKARARLEDRVEFYCYLQYLFDQQWSQVRRYANENGIRVIGDIPIYVSMDSADVWTRPELFQLDENRRPKAVAGCPPDAFSADGQLWGNPLYDWEAHRKESYRWWLDRIRHCAKLYDVVRIDHFRGFDSYYSIPYGDETARNGSWEPGPGMELFHFVKKEIPELAIIAEDLGFMTDSVRQLVRDSGYPNMKVLQFAFGSDARNEYLPFWYERNCVVYTGTHDNETLLQHIEAAGEQEKNRIREYTGLADGDDSALCEGVIRMAFASVADTCIIPMQDYLQIGAEGRMNYPSTLGGNNWKWRMKKEDLTEERSARIRHLTELYAR
- a CDS encoding homocysteine S-methyltransferase family protein, which encodes MDIRERMKQGFLCYDGGMGTALIRRGLQSGERSERWNIDHPEEVTAVHLEFLRAGADIILANTFGANRFHYTQEELEQVIRAGIRCAKEAVAQSGKEAWVALDIGSTGHLLPPMGMLPFEEAVEIFGEIVRIGADAGADLVQIETMNDVYELKAAVLAARENCDLPVFATAVFDETAHMLTGTSPESAVALLEGLGCSAVGLNCGVGPEAAEKALRIMSEYASLPLIAKPNAGLPRVENGETYFDVTPKAFAAQMRKIMEIPGVQLVGGCCGTTAEHIRQTCEAAGEQRMLPAADKPVALISSYQSCVNLGDSGLQISTAIDPAKDSELLEDLQDGAIDTVLDLADEALDDEADVLSIRLAAEGVDEAACMKEAVMELQNINTMPFAIDSTDPAAVEAGIRIYNGKALVNAGEASGETLERICRIAARYGAVVNSQRTDREAVRTAARDSGLKEKDLVFGLYPA
- a CDS encoding LysR family transcriptional regulator encodes the protein MELRQLRQFYEVCETGSFSAAGSSLYMTQQAVGKSMKQLEDELAVVLFIREKSGVSLTPQGEYLKERCKVILDYIRDTEDQLREIGANCPLRTRIMLPEAVMQEIRTIGASSEAALTDTQFIDCQVQKDGVDEQALEEGNCDALILPAAVQRDDLLAYPLLHVPLCAVFADTDKKINKKELSIRDFRGKRVILPSNWIYMKSSLLRAFKEQNVTPEDVISVEDREEGMRMAEAGDGILILTERNLMNYDKSGYRVKSIPIKKRSFSWNLYYLFRKHDTCQKEILRAYEFLKIRLLI
- a CDS encoding GntR family transcriptional regulator, which gives rise to MIQIDFRDSRPIYEQIKDGMLRLIMTQALKPNDRIPSVRELAAQLAINPNTIQRAYRELEHEGYIYKVTGRGSFVAEVDLSESPRKKELLAVFDKTVSELLYLQTTVNELTERIKALSERGEPV